In Streptomyces asoensis, a single genomic region encodes these proteins:
- the atzF gene encoding allophanate hydrolase, which yields MSTTVSRVRAAYARIEAVDRPEIWIDLRPLADVEAEARGLDERLARGERLPLAGRLLAVKGNIDVAGLPTTAGCPAYAYEPAADAPAVARLRAAGALVLGTTNLDQFATGLVGTRSPHGAVRGAVDPARVSGGSSSGSAVAVALGIADLALGTDTAGSGRVPAAFNGIVGLKPTRGLVPTAGVVPACASLDCVTVFARTLPEAEQALAHMASPAGRALPALPARPPGPWRVAVPPREQLGELDEGWAQAYEEAVRRLEAAGAEIHGIDLTPFTEAAAMLYEGAFVAERYTAVGAFVDKLTDQGGEGLDPTVAGIITRARDVPAHRLHADTARLAALRTRAVAGLADCDALLLPTAPGHPTLAEVAADPLGANARLGRFTNSTNLFDLAAAAVPAGEVDGLPFGVMLIGPAFTDERLTRVAALLRPPVRLAVAGAHLTGQPLNPQLLSLGAVLDRTTTTAPVYRLHALRTAPPKPGLVHTGDGGAAIEVEIWRLPAEGLGRLLAALPRPMALGRVELADGDQVPGFLCEPSALTGAQDVTAYGSWRAYLDARPDQK from the coding sequence ATGTCCACGACCGTGTCCCGCGTCCGCGCCGCCTACGCCCGCATCGAGGCCGTGGACCGGCCGGAGATCTGGATCGACCTGCGGCCGCTCGCGGACGTCGAGGCGGAGGCCCGCGGGCTCGACGAACGGCTGGCGCGGGGCGAACGCCTCCCGCTCGCCGGCCGGCTGCTCGCCGTGAAGGGGAACATCGACGTGGCCGGGCTGCCCACCACCGCGGGCTGCCCTGCCTACGCCTACGAGCCGGCCGCCGACGCCCCGGCCGTCGCCCGTCTGCGGGCGGCCGGCGCGCTGGTGCTCGGCACCACGAACCTCGACCAGTTCGCCACCGGCCTGGTGGGCACCCGCTCCCCGCACGGCGCGGTCCGCGGCGCCGTCGACCCCGCGCGCGTGAGCGGCGGTTCCAGCTCCGGTTCGGCCGTCGCCGTGGCCCTCGGCATCGCCGACCTGGCCCTCGGCACCGACACGGCCGGCTCGGGACGCGTCCCGGCCGCCTTCAACGGCATCGTCGGCCTGAAGCCCACCCGGGGGCTGGTCCCCACCGCAGGCGTCGTCCCGGCCTGCGCCTCGCTGGACTGCGTGACGGTGTTCGCCCGCACCCTCCCCGAGGCCGAACAGGCCCTGGCCCACATGGCCTCCCCGGCCGGCCGCGCCCTTCCCGCGCTCCCGGCCCGCCCGCCGGGCCCCTGGCGCGTCGCCGTCCCGCCCCGCGAACAGCTCGGCGAACTGGACGAGGGCTGGGCGCAGGCCTACGAGGAGGCCGTACGGCGTCTGGAGGCGGCCGGGGCCGAGATCCACGGGATCGACCTCACCCCTTTCACCGAGGCCGCGGCGATGCTCTACGAGGGCGCGTTCGTCGCCGAGCGCTACACCGCCGTGGGCGCCTTTGTCGACAAGTTGACCGACCAGGGCGGCGAAGGGCTGGACCCGACGGTCGCCGGCATCATCACCCGGGCCAGGGACGTCCCCGCCCACCGGCTCCACGCGGACACCGCCCGGCTGGCCGCCCTGCGCACCCGCGCCGTGGCCGGCCTCGCCGACTGCGACGCCCTGCTGCTGCCCACCGCCCCCGGGCACCCCACCCTCGCCGAGGTGGCCGCCGACCCGCTGGGCGCCAACGCCCGTCTGGGCCGTTTCACCAACTCCACGAACCTCTTCGACCTGGCGGCGGCCGCCGTCCCGGCCGGTGAGGTGGACGGCCTCCCCTTCGGCGTGATGCTGATCGGCCCGGCCTTCACGGACGAACGCCTCACGCGCGTCGCGGCCCTGCTGCGACCGCCGGTCCGCCTCGCCGTGGCGGGCGCCCATCTGACCGGGCAGCCCCTGAACCCACAACTGCTCTCCCTGGGCGCGGTACTGGACCGCACCACCACGACCGCCCCGGTGTACCGCCTGCACGCCCTGCGCACGGCCCCGCCCAAGCCGGGGCTCGTGCACACCGGCGACGGCGGCGCCGCGATCGAGGTGGAGATCTGGCGCCTCCCGGCGGAGGGACTGGGCCGGCTGCTCGCCGCGCTCCCCCGCCCGATGGCCCTGGGCCGCGTCGAACTCGCGGACGGCGACCAGGTCCCCGGCTTCCTCTGCGAGCCGTCCGCCCTCACCGGCGCGCAGGACGTCACCGCGTACGGGAGCTGGCGCGCGTATCTCGACGCGCGCCCGGACCAGAAATGA
- a CDS encoding 5-oxoprolinase/urea amidolyase family protein — MTFDKLLVANRGEIAVRIIRSARALGLRTVAVYSDPDRSAPHVRLADEAVRLGPAPAKESYLDAGLVLRAAADTGAGAIHPGYGFLSEDAAFARRCADAGIVFVGPTPEQLDLFGAKHTARAAAEAAGVPLAPGTGLLADLPEALEQARRIGYPVMLKATGGGGGIGMSACRSAGELTDAWERVQRVAAASFSSAGVFLERLVEHARHVEVQVFGDGAGRVVTLGDRDCSLQRRNQKVVEEAPAPGLPPHIRKQLAAGAHDLCASVGYRSAGTVEFVYDAAREEAWFLEVNTRLQVEHPVTEEIYGVDLVDWMLRLARGERDVVRDPGAPRGHAVEARLYAEDPSRGHRPGAGLLTRVEFPAGVRVDGWVETGTEVTTSYDPMLAKVIAYGPDREHALRRLDEALARTRVDGIETNLGLVRAALADPRFTAAAHSTATLATVTDPTPRVDVVSGGTLTTVQDWPGRVGHWQVGVPPSGPMDDRSFRLGNLALGNPEGAPGLECTLQGPALRFSRATTVCVTGAPAPVTVDGAPTQQWEPVTVPAGSLLEIGAPDVHGLRTYVLFAGGLDVPAFLGSAATFTLGGFGGHGGRALRTGDVLHGGTPAEDTTVAPDRPRPARPEFAAVWHIGAVEGPHAAPEFFTEDDIHDFYAADWKVHFNSARTGVRLVGPKPRWARTDGGEAGLHPSNIHDTPYSVGAVDYTGDMPVLLGPDGPSLGGFVCPATVHSSERWKLGQLRPGDTVRFAPVDVDGAPRPGIVDGGVLARDGDVTYRRSGDDNLLVEFGPLQLDLALRMRVHALMEAVAAADLTGVTDLTPGIRSLQIRADPGLLPQAELLATVRDMTAALPPTDQLVVPSRTVHLPLSWDDPATREAIARYMAGVRDDAPWCPWNIEFIRRVNGLATVADVYDTVFAAEYLVLGLGDVYLGAPVATPLDPRHRLVTTKYNPARTWTAENSVGIGGAYLCVYGMEGPGGYQFVGRTTQVWSPWQQRGAFAPGSPWLLRFFDRIRWYPVDADELLELRADITSGRFVPRVEEGTFSLAAYQAFLDDNAAPIAEFRSRQQTAFARERDAWEAAGEFTRAAAAAAPPSPPAEVAVPPGGRLVEAEFAASVWQVNVSAGDEVTAGQPLLALEAMKMESRVHAPADGVVAQLLARPGDQVEAGTALLVLAPAAG; from the coding sequence ATGACCTTCGACAAGCTGCTGGTCGCCAACCGGGGCGAGATAGCCGTCCGGATCATCCGCTCGGCCCGCGCGCTGGGCCTGCGCACGGTCGCGGTGTACTCCGACCCCGACCGCTCGGCGCCCCATGTCCGGCTCGCCGACGAAGCCGTACGCCTCGGCCCCGCACCGGCGAAGGAGTCCTACCTCGACGCCGGCCTGGTCCTGCGAGCGGCCGCGGACACCGGCGCGGGAGCGATCCACCCCGGCTACGGATTCCTCTCCGAGGACGCCGCCTTCGCGCGCCGCTGCGCCGACGCGGGGATCGTCTTCGTCGGCCCGACCCCGGAGCAGCTGGACCTGTTCGGCGCCAAGCACACGGCGCGGGCGGCGGCCGAGGCCGCGGGGGTGCCCCTGGCGCCCGGCACCGGACTCCTGGCGGACCTGCCCGAGGCGCTGGAGCAGGCCCGTCGCATCGGCTACCCGGTCATGCTGAAGGCCACCGGCGGGGGCGGCGGCATCGGGATGTCGGCCTGCCGCTCGGCCGGCGAGCTGACCGACGCCTGGGAACGCGTCCAGCGTGTCGCCGCAGCCTCCTTCTCCTCGGCCGGCGTCTTCCTGGAACGGCTCGTCGAGCACGCCCGCCATGTCGAGGTGCAGGTCTTCGGTGACGGCGCGGGCCGGGTCGTCACCCTCGGCGACCGCGACTGCTCGCTGCAACGACGCAACCAGAAGGTCGTGGAGGAGGCCCCCGCCCCCGGTCTGCCCCCGCACATCCGCAAGCAACTGGCGGCCGGGGCGCACGACCTGTGCGCCTCCGTCGGCTACCGCTCCGCCGGGACCGTCGAGTTCGTCTACGACGCCGCCCGCGAGGAGGCCTGGTTCCTGGAGGTCAACACCCGCCTCCAGGTGGAACACCCGGTCACCGAGGAGATCTACGGCGTCGACCTCGTCGACTGGATGCTGCGCCTGGCGCGCGGCGAGCGGGACGTCGTACGCGACCCCGGCGCCCCGCGCGGCCACGCCGTCGAGGCACGGCTCTACGCGGAGGACCCGAGCCGCGGGCACCGGCCCGGCGCGGGCCTGCTGACGCGGGTCGAGTTCCCGGCCGGGGTCCGTGTCGACGGCTGGGTGGAGACCGGCACCGAGGTCACGACGTCGTACGACCCGATGCTCGCCAAGGTGATCGCGTACGGCCCGGACCGCGAGCACGCGCTGCGCCGCCTCGACGAGGCTCTGGCCCGCACCCGTGTCGACGGCATCGAGACGAACCTCGGGCTGGTGCGGGCGGCGCTGGCGGACCCCCGGTTCACGGCGGCGGCGCACTCCACGGCGACCCTCGCCACCGTCACCGATCCGACCCCCCGGGTCGACGTCGTCTCCGGCGGCACGCTGACCACCGTGCAGGACTGGCCGGGCCGCGTCGGGCACTGGCAGGTCGGCGTCCCGCCGTCCGGCCCCATGGACGACCGCTCGTTCCGCCTCGGCAACCTGGCGCTCGGCAACCCCGAGGGCGCCCCGGGCCTGGAGTGCACCCTCCAGGGCCCCGCCCTGCGCTTCTCGCGTGCCACGACCGTGTGTGTGACGGGGGCGCCCGCGCCGGTCACCGTGGACGGCGCACCGACGCAGCAGTGGGAGCCGGTGACCGTCCCGGCCGGGAGCCTGCTGGAGATCGGCGCGCCCGACGTCCACGGTCTGCGCACCTACGTCCTGTTCGCGGGCGGCCTGGACGTCCCCGCGTTCCTGGGCAGCGCCGCCACCTTCACGCTGGGCGGCTTCGGCGGTCACGGCGGGCGCGCGCTGCGCACCGGCGACGTCCTGCACGGCGGGACGCCCGCCGAGGACACCACCGTCGCCCCGGACCGCCCGCGGCCCGCCCGCCCGGAGTTCGCCGCGGTCTGGCACATCGGGGCGGTCGAAGGCCCGCACGCGGCACCGGAGTTCTTCACCGAGGACGACATCCACGACTTCTACGCCGCCGACTGGAAGGTCCACTTCAACTCGGCCCGCACCGGCGTCCGCCTGGTCGGCCCCAAGCCGCGCTGGGCCCGCACCGACGGCGGCGAGGCGGGACTGCACCCGTCCAACATCCACGACACCCCCTACTCCGTCGGCGCCGTCGACTACACGGGGGACATGCCCGTGCTGCTCGGCCCGGACGGCCCCTCCCTCGGCGGCTTCGTGTGCCCGGCGACCGTGCACAGCTCCGAGCGCTGGAAGCTGGGCCAGCTGCGGCCGGGCGACACGGTGCGCTTCGCGCCGGTGGACGTGGACGGCGCGCCGCGTCCCGGGATCGTCGACGGGGGTGTGCTGGCCCGCGACGGCGACGTGACCTACCGACGCAGCGGCGACGACAACCTGCTGGTCGAGTTCGGGCCGCTCCAGCTGGACCTGGCACTGCGCATGCGGGTCCACGCGCTGATGGAGGCGGTGGCCGCGGCCGACCTCACCGGTGTCACCGACCTCACCCCCGGCATCCGCTCGCTCCAGATCCGCGCCGACCCGGGCCTCCTCCCGCAGGCCGAACTCCTCGCCACCGTGCGGGACATGACGGCGGCCCTGCCGCCCACCGACCAGCTGGTCGTGCCGTCCCGGACCGTGCACCTCCCGCTGTCCTGGGACGACCCGGCGACCCGCGAGGCCATCGCCCGCTACATGGCGGGCGTCCGCGACGACGCGCCCTGGTGCCCCTGGAACATCGAGTTCATCCGCCGGGTCAACGGCCTGGCCACGGTGGCCGACGTCTACGACACGGTGTTCGCGGCCGAGTACCTGGTCCTGGGCCTGGGCGACGTCTACCTCGGCGCCCCGGTGGCCACCCCCCTGGACCCGCGCCACCGCCTGGTGACCACGAAGTACAACCCGGCGCGCACCTGGACGGCCGAGAACTCGGTGGGCATCGGCGGGGCCTACCTGTGCGTCTACGGCATGGAGGGACCGGGCGGCTACCAGTTCGTGGGCCGCACGACCCAGGTGTGGTCGCCCTGGCAGCAGCGCGGAGCGTTCGCCCCCGGCTCGCCCTGGCTGCTGCGCTTCTTCGACCGGATCCGCTGGTATCCGGTCGACGCGGACGAACTCCTCGAACTGCGGGCGGACATCACCTCGGGCCGTTTCGTGCCGCGCGTCGAGGAGGGCACCTTCTCGCTCGCCGCGTACCAGGCCTTCCTCGACGACAACGCGGCGCCGATAGCCGAGTTCCGGTCCCGCCAGCAGACGGCGTTCGCGAGGGAGCGGGACGCCTGGGAGGCGGCGGGCGAGTTCACCCGGGCGGCGGCCGCCGCCGCGCCGCCCTCTCCCCCGGCCGAGGTGGCCGTGCCGCCGGGCGGCCGTCTGGTCGAGGCCGAGTTCGCGGCCTCCGTGTGGCAGGTGAACGTCTCGGCCGGGGACGAGGTGACGGCGGGGCAGCCGCTGCTCGCCCTGGAGGCGATGAAGATGGAGTCCAGGGTCCACGCGCCGGCCGACGGCGTGGTGGCACAGCTCCTGGCCCGGCCCGGCGACCAGGTCGAGGCGGGCACGGCACTGCTCGTCCTGGCCCCGGCCGCGGGCTGA
- a CDS encoding DEAD/DEAH box helicase: protein MIVLLSVRPGTLESTMTEDLSPAERYTAARKRAVEQATALASFREMYDFGLDPFQIEACEALEAGKGVLVAAPTGSGKTIVGEFAVHLALLQGKKCFYTTPIKALSNQKYADLSRRYGSDKVGLLTGDNSVNSDAPVVVMTTEVLRNMLYAGSQTLLGLGYVVMDEVHYLSDRFRGAVWEEVIIHLPESVTLVSLSATVSNAEEFGDWLDTVRGDTEVIVSEHRPVPLFQHVLAGRRMYDLFEEGEGQRRAVNPDLARLARMEASRPSYQDRRRGRAMREADRERERRQRSRVWTPGRPEVIERLDAAGLLPAITFIFSRAACEAAVQQCLYAGLRLNDEDARAEVRALVEERTAAIPHEDLHVLGYYEWLEGLERGIAAHHAGMLPTFKEVVEELFVRGLVKAVFATETLALGINMPARSVVLEKLVKWNGEQHADITPGEYTQLTGRAGRRGIDVEGHAVVLWQRAMSPEHLAGLAGTRTYPLRSSFKPSYNMAVNLVEQFGRHRSRELLETSFAQFQADRSVVGISRQVQRNEEGLDGYKASMTCHLGDFEEYARLRRDLKDRETELAKQGAAQRRTEAAVALEKLKPGDVIHVPTGKYAGLALVLDPGLPAGRANGHRGFDQHDGPRPLVLTAERQVKRLASIDFPVPVEALDRMRIPKTFNARSPQSRRDLASALRTKAGHIPPERARKQRSQAADDREIARLRTAIRAHPCHGCSDREDHARWAERYHRLLRDTSQLERRIEGRTNTIARTFDRIVALLTELDYLRGNEVTEHGKRLARLYGELDLLASECLRAGVWEGLAPAELAACVSALVYESRAGDDAMAPKLPSGKAKAALGEMVRIWGRLDALEEDFRIRQTEGVGQREPDLGFAWSAYMWASGKSLDEVLREAEMPAGDFVRWCKQVIDVLGQIAAAAPASSGGSTVAKNARKAVEELLRGVVAYSSVG, encoded by the coding sequence ATGATCGTCCTGTTGTCAGTGCGGCCCGGTACGCTCGAAAGCACGATGACAGAGGATCTCTCACCGGCCGAGCGGTACACGGCAGCACGTAAGCGCGCTGTCGAGCAGGCCACCGCGCTCGCGTCCTTCCGCGAGATGTACGACTTCGGTCTCGACCCCTTCCAGATCGAGGCCTGTGAGGCACTCGAGGCGGGCAAGGGCGTCCTGGTGGCCGCCCCCACCGGCTCGGGGAAGACGATCGTGGGCGAGTTCGCCGTCCACCTCGCCCTCCTCCAGGGCAAGAAGTGCTTCTACACGACGCCCATCAAGGCGCTCTCGAACCAGAAGTACGCCGACCTGAGCCGGCGCTACGGCAGCGACAAGGTCGGCCTGCTCACCGGCGACAACAGCGTCAACTCCGACGCCCCGGTGGTCGTGATGACCACCGAGGTGCTGCGGAACATGCTGTACGCCGGTTCGCAGACGCTGCTCGGTCTGGGCTACGTGGTGATGGACGAGGTGCACTACCTCTCCGACCGCTTCCGGGGCGCCGTGTGGGAGGAGGTGATCATCCACCTCCCCGAGTCGGTCACCCTGGTCTCGCTGTCGGCGACGGTGTCCAACGCCGAGGAGTTCGGCGACTGGCTCGACACCGTGCGCGGGGACACCGAGGTGATCGTCTCCGAGCACCGGCCCGTGCCGCTGTTCCAGCACGTGCTCGCCGGGCGGCGGATGTACGACCTCTTCGAGGAGGGCGAGGGCCAGCGCAGGGCCGTCAACCCCGACCTCGCCCGGCTGGCCCGCATGGAGGCCAGCCGGCCCTCCTACCAGGACCGCAGACGCGGCCGCGCCATGCGCGAGGCCGACCGTGAGCGCGAGCGCAGGCAGCGCTCCCGGGTGTGGACCCCGGGACGGCCCGAGGTCATCGAGCGGCTCGACGCGGCGGGACTGCTGCCCGCCATCACCTTCATCTTCAGCCGGGCCGCCTGCGAGGCCGCGGTCCAGCAGTGCCTGTACGCGGGCCTGCGGCTCAACGACGAGGACGCCCGGGCCGAGGTCCGTGCCCTGGTCGAGGAGCGCACCGCCGCCATCCCCCACGAGGACCTGCACGTCCTCGGGTACTACGAGTGGCTGGAGGGCCTGGAGCGCGGGATCGCCGCCCACCACGCCGGCATGCTGCCGACCTTCAAGGAGGTCGTCGAGGAACTGTTCGTACGGGGCCTGGTCAAGGCCGTCTTCGCCACCGAGACGCTCGCCCTCGGCATCAACATGCCCGCCCGTTCCGTGGTGCTCGAAAAGCTCGTCAAGTGGAACGGCGAGCAGCACGCCGACATCACACCCGGCGAGTACACCCAGCTCACCGGGCGCGCGGGCCGGCGCGGCATCGACGTCGAGGGACACGCGGTCGTGCTGTGGCAGCGCGCGATGAGCCCCGAGCACCTGGCCGGGCTCGCGGGCACCCGCACCTACCCGCTGCGCTCCAGCTTCAAGCCGTCGTACAACATGGCGGTCAACCTGGTCGAGCAGTTCGGGCGGCACCGCTCGCGCGAGCTGCTGGAGACCTCGTTCGCGCAGTTCCAGGCCGACCGGTCGGTGGTCGGGATCTCGCGGCAGGTGCAGCGCAACGAGGAGGGGCTCGACGGCTACAAGGCCTCCATGACCTGCCACCTCGGCGACTTCGAGGAGTACGCGCGGCTGCGCCGCGACCTCAAGGACCGCGAGACCGAACTGGCCAAGCAGGGTGCGGCGCAGCGCCGTACCGAGGCCGCCGTGGCGCTGGAGAAGCTCAAGCCGGGTGACGTCATCCACGTGCCCACCGGCAAGTACGCCGGTCTCGCGCTGGTGCTCGATCCGGGCCTGCCCGCCGGGCGGGCCAACGGCCACCGCGGTTTCGACCAGCACGACGGGCCGCGGCCGCTGGTGCTCACCGCCGAGCGGCAGGTCAAGCGGCTCGCCTCGATCGACTTCCCGGTGCCGGTCGAGGCGCTGGACCGGATGCGCATCCCGAAGACGTTCAACGCCCGCTCGCCGCAGTCCCGCCGCGATCTCGCCTCCGCGCTGCGCACCAAGGCCGGGCACATCCCGCCGGAGCGGGCCCGCAAGCAGCGCTCGCAGGCGGCCGACGACCGGGAGATCGCCCGGCTGCGCACCGCGATCCGCGCCCACCCCTGTCACGGCTGCTCCGACCGTGAGGACCACGCCCGCTGGGCCGAGCGCTACCACCGGCTGCTGCGGGACACCTCCCAGCTGGAGCGCCGGATCGAGGGCCGCACCAACACGATCGCGCGCACCTTCGACCGGATCGTTGCGCTGCTGACCGAGCTGGACTACCTGCGGGGCAACGAGGTCACCGAGCACGGCAAGCGGCTCGCCCGGCTCTACGGCGAGCTCGACCTCCTCGCCAGCGAATGCCTGCGGGCCGGCGTCTGGGAGGGGCTGGCCCCGGCCGAACTGGCCGCCTGCGTCTCGGCGCTGGTCTACGAGTCGCGGGCCGGGGACGACGCGATGGCGCCGAAGCTGCCCTCGGGCAAGGCGAAGGCCGCGCTCGGCGAGATGGTGCGCATCTGGGGCCGGCTGGACGCCCTGGAGGAGGACTTCCGGATCCGGCAGACCGAGGGCGTGGGACAGCGTGAGCCCGATCTCGGGTTCGCCTGGTCGGCCTACATGTGGGCCTCGGGCAAGAGCCTCGACGAGGTGCTGCGCGAGGCGGAGATGCCGGCCGGTGACTTCGTGCGCTGGTGCAAGCAGGTCATCGACGTGCTCGGGCAGATCGCCGCGGCGGCTCCGGCCTCCAGCGGTGGCTCGACGGTGGCGAAGAACGCCCGCAAGGCGGTCGAGGAGCTGCTGCGCGGAGTCGTGGCCTACTCGTCCGTGGGGTGA
- a CDS encoding urea amidolyase associated protein UAAP2, protein MSTRSVVAARAAWSAVVREGETLTITDLHGNQAVDFLVYDAHDTSVRYSAPDTVQARGGIFLTTGSVLMSSEHTPLMTVVRDDVGRHDTVGGACSKESNTLRYGHHTFAQHACVDNFLAEGARYGLGKRDLVSNINWYMNVPVEKDGTLGIVDGLSAPGLSLTLRARRDVLVLVSNCPQINNPCNGFEPTAVEMTITGPDRDAEHDTDGTHDSGSGSGSGSGSGSARDGDAG, encoded by the coding sequence ATGAGCACACGATCCGTGGTCGCGGCCCGCGCCGCCTGGTCCGCCGTCGTCCGTGAGGGCGAGACGCTGACCATCACCGACCTGCACGGCAACCAGGCCGTCGACTTCCTCGTCTACGACGCCCACGACACGTCCGTGCGCTACAGCGCGCCCGACACCGTCCAGGCCCGGGGCGGCATCTTCCTCACCACGGGCAGCGTGCTGATGTCCAGCGAGCACACCCCGCTGATGACCGTGGTCCGTGACGACGTGGGCCGCCACGACACCGTAGGCGGCGCCTGCTCCAAGGAGTCCAACACCCTGCGCTACGGCCACCACACGTTCGCGCAGCACGCGTGCGTGGACAACTTCCTCGCCGAGGGCGCCCGGTACGGCCTCGGCAAGCGGGACCTGGTCTCCAACATCAACTGGTACATGAACGTGCCGGTCGAGAAGGACGGCACCCTCGGCATCGTCGACGGGCTCTCCGCTCCGGGCCTCTCCCTCACCCTGCGCGCCCGGCGGGACGTCCTGGTCCTGGTCTCCAACTGCCCCCAGATCAACAACCCCTGCAACGGCTTCGAACCGACGGCGGTGGAGATGACGATCACCGGGCCCGACCGGGACGCGGAACACGACACGGACGGCACGCACGACAGCGGCAGCGGCAGCGGCAGCGGCAGTGGCAGCGGCAGCGCACGGGACGGGGACGCGGGATGA
- a CDS encoding TetR/AcrR family transcriptional regulator, translating to MGTSSGRRVGRPRAAQRPDSGLTPRAELLAAAAELFTTRGYAATTTRAVAERAGMRQASMYHYVSGKEELLAALLESTVTPSLTCARELLADEARSAEDRLWELCRTDVELLCGGPHNLGGLYLLPEVRAERFAGFHAVRAELKDAYRRLIAATAAGGRLAGSALDLRTDLVFGLIEGVILVHRSDPERSVSEFARATADAALRIAGN from the coding sequence ATGGGGACGAGCAGCGGACGTCGAGTGGGCCGCCCGCGGGCCGCGCAGCGCCCGGACAGCGGTCTCACCCCGCGTGCCGAACTGCTCGCGGCCGCGGCGGAGTTGTTCACCACCCGGGGATACGCGGCCACCACGACCCGGGCGGTCGCCGAACGCGCCGGGATGCGTCAGGCGTCGATGTACCACTACGTGTCCGGCAAGGAGGAGCTGCTCGCGGCGCTGCTGGAGTCGACGGTGACACCGTCCCTGACCTGCGCCCGTGAGCTTCTCGCGGACGAGGCGCGCTCGGCCGAGGACCGGCTGTGGGAGCTGTGCCGCACCGACGTGGAGCTGCTGTGCGGGGGTCCGCACAATCTCGGCGGCCTCTACCTGCTGCCCGAGGTGCGCGCCGAGCGGTTCGCCGGGTTCCACGCCGTGCGCGCCGAACTCAAGGACGCCTACCGCCGGTTGATCGCCGCCACGGCGGCGGGCGGGCGCCTCGCGGGCAGTGCTCTCGATCTGCGCACCGACCTGGTCTTCGGCCTCATCGAAGGCGTGATCCTCGTCCACCGTTCCGATCCGGAGCGCTCCGTCTCGGAGTTCGCCCGCGCCACCGCCGACGCGGCATTGCGTATCGCGGGCAACTGA
- a CDS encoding urea amidolyase associated protein UAAP1, which produces MAATATTYGARAHARAQEGARAEAMPVVPARDWPDPPCEAGHLVWAETVAGGNYTHRVLARGTELRLTDPHGDACAHLLLYADGRPWERLNVADTVKVQWNAYLGEGVLLLSDQGRVLASVVADTSGRHDALCGTSTLVRNTERYGDGSPQSPSPAGRELFKLAAAKNGLEPRDLPPSLSFFQGVRVREDGTLDFTGSAGPGGSVTLRAEQDVTVLIANVPHPADDRPHYVSSPLEVLAWRAAPTGPDDPLWDATPEGRRAFLNTAEFLAARGLA; this is translated from the coding sequence ATGGCGGCGACAGCGACCACGTACGGAGCGCGCGCCCACGCCCGGGCGCAGGAGGGCGCCCGGGCCGAGGCGATGCCGGTGGTCCCGGCCCGCGACTGGCCGGACCCGCCCTGCGAGGCCGGCCACCTGGTGTGGGCCGAGACCGTCGCGGGCGGCAACTACACCCACCGCGTCCTCGCGCGCGGCACCGAGCTCCGCCTCACCGACCCGCACGGGGACGCCTGCGCCCATCTGCTCCTGTACGCCGACGGCCGGCCCTGGGAGCGGCTGAACGTCGCCGACACGGTCAAGGTCCAGTGGAACGCCTACCTCGGCGAGGGCGTGCTCCTGCTGTCCGACCAGGGCCGGGTGCTGGCCTCCGTGGTCGCCGACACCTCGGGTCGCCACGACGCCCTGTGCGGCACCTCCACCCTCGTGCGCAACACCGAGCGCTACGGGGACGGCAGCCCGCAGTCCCCGTCCCCGGCCGGCCGGGAGCTGTTCAAGCTGGCCGCCGCCAAGAACGGCCTGGAGCCCCGCGACCTGCCGCCGTCGCTCTCCTTCTTCCAGGGGGTGCGGGTACGCGAGGACGGCACCCTCGACTTCACCGGTTCGGCGGGCCCGGGCGGCAGCGTCACCCTGCGCGCCGAGCAGGACGTGACGGTCCTGATCGCCAACGTGCCGCACCCGGCCGACGACCGGCCGCACTACGTCAGCAGCCCGCTGGAGGTCCTCGCCTGGCGGGCCGCGCCCACCGGGCCGGACGACCCGCTGTGGGACGCCACCCCCGAGGGCCGCCGCGCCTTCCTCAACACCGCCGAGTTCCTCGCCGCCAGGGGGCTCGCATGA